The Mucilaginibacter terrae region CTGTACCGTCGTTTTCGATCCAGTAACGCAAACTATGCTCACTACAAACGCTTTTAAGCATATCCATCAATGTTTCGTTGAAAAAGCGTGCGTTCACATCGTACTTCTCTATTACTTCGCGCTCATAAAAAATTGGTAGCTTGTATTTCATGGATATGGTATCGAGCATTTTATCCATGGTGCAGGTAAAAAAATGGTTAATTACCTGTTTTTTTAAAACTTGCTTGGTTTGCTGGGCATAAGCTATCGAAACTGAAAGGCTTAGCACAATTACAAGGGAGGTAGAAATTCTCTTCATCAACTAAATCGGGGTGCTTGGGAAACCGAATTTGCTTTATAAGCACATAACCACGAAATAAATGAGATAAGGCACAACTATATGTAGACCAAATAGCCTGTTGTGCCGAAGTGTCTACTGCACTTTACCTGTCATTCGGCTAATAGCATCCTTGTAATTATCGCTGTACGGCACCTCGGCATCAGCCACCTTAATGCGCCCTTTACGAATAGAATGCACATGGTTAAGGTTTACAATGTATGATTTATGTACCCTGTAAAAATCGGCAGCCGGCAACTGCTCTTCCAAAGATTTAATAGTTATGCGGGATAAGATTGGTTTAGGTAAATTAGTTGCGTACAGCTTCACATAATCTTTTAAGCCTTCTATATAAGTAATATCATCATGGCTTATTTTAATCAAATTATAATCGGCATATAAAAACAGGAAGCGCCTGGTGGTAGCGGCGGATTCGGTGTTATGAGATTGCCGCTTGTTGGCTTCAAATATGGTTATTGCCTTATTGCAGGCTTTTAAAAACCTATCTAACGCAACAGGTTTCAGCAAGTAATCTACCACATCAAGTTCAAACCCATCAATTGCAAACTCCTGGTAGGCCGTAACAAATATTACCAACGGTTTTTGTTGCATACTGCGCACCAATTGCAGCCCGTTAATACCAGGCATCTGTATATCGCAAAATATGAGATCAACGGGCTGTTCCTGCATAATTTGTATGGCTTGTACGGCATTGCGGCACATACCCACCAATACAAGGTTGGGTATCTTCTTTATATTGTCTTCCAGCAGTTCGAGCGCCAGCGGCTCATCATCTATAATTAAACAGCGCATTAGTTAAAATGTATTTGTAGTATTACGAGGTATGTATTGAGGCAATAATCGCGGTAAAGCAAGTGAGTCCCGGGGTAAAGGCTTTCGAGTTTTTGCTTAATGCGCATATAAACTACACGGGTACGTTCGTCATGTATTTGATTACTTGTACGGTAGTGTACACTAAACGTAAGGCTGTTACTATTAAGCTGTAAATCGAACATAATCGCCGGCGCATCTACTTTAAATACCCCAAACCTAAAGGCATCATTTATTAAGGGCAGCAACATATCATGCTCTACGTTGTATGAGTTGCTACCAATATCGGTATGCAGATTTATGTAAGCCATGTTGGCATAATGCTGTTTATATTGATTGATATAAGTGCACAAATAGTTTGCTTCCAGCTCGGCCCGCAGTTGTGTTTGATATGTTGAATTGTGCATACGTTTATGCTATTATTTTCATCATATAACCGCATAGTTAGATCAAATATTACCCTAAAACAGCCATGTATAGATATAAGGGTGAAATGTATAGACGAATGCCTTTTGTAGTCACAACCATTGCAGTCATTTGTAATAAAAATTACGCCTCTTAAAGCATTCGTCTATACATTTCACGCTCTTATCTCATTACTACTGTAGCTACATAAATTGTTGCTTTATTTGCAATAATGAAAAAATTGATCGGGAAGCCGTGGATATACAACTCTATACCTGTGTTGGTATGGTTCCTGTTACTTGTGCTTCCATTTATATCGGGTCCGGCTAATCTACCGCATAACATCCGCCAGCATTTTATTATAAATGTAGTTATTAATAACTTTCTGTTACTGTGTATATTTTATCTTCATACTTACTTTATATATCCGCTATTAAAATCAAAGAGTATTGCCGCTTACGTAATATCACTGGTTATACTATTAGGTTTGTTTTGGTTGTACTCTTACTTTTGGGGGGCAGTACAGCCTCCGCATCATAACGAAGCTGTAACCGGCCCAGGTATGTTTAAAGACCAGCATAAGCCGCCATTTAACCGCGGCGACCGCAAACCATACATGGTTATATTTGGTCCATTGATTGCGTTGCTATGCAGTTATTGTTATCGGATTATATTGGATGATGCTGCCCGCCAGCAACTGAATAAAGAGCGTGAAACTATTCACCTTAAAACTGAGCTTAATTTTTTGCGATCGCAGATAAGTCCGCACTTTATGTTTAATGTATTGAATAACCTGGTAGCGTTGGCCCGCAAAAAAAGTGACGATCTGGAACCTGCAATCGTAAATCTTTCGCAAATAATGCGGTACATGCTTTATGAAAGTGATGATAACCGGGTTAATCTTTCTAAAGAAATTGAATACGTTAAAAGT contains the following coding sequences:
- a CDS encoding LytR/AlgR family response regulator transcription factor, encoding MRCLIIDDEPLALELLEDNIKKIPNLVLVGMCRNAVQAIQIMQEQPVDLIFCDIQMPGINGLQLVRSMQQKPLVIFVTAYQEFAIDGFELDVVDYLLKPVALDRFLKACNKAITIFEANKRQSHNTESAATTRRFLFLYADYNLIKISHDDITYIEGLKDYVKLYATNLPKPILSRITIKSLEEQLPAADFYRVHKSYIVNLNHVHSIRKGRIKVADAEVPYSDNYKDAISRMTGKVQ
- a CDS encoding sensor histidine kinase, whose amino-acid sequence is MKKLIGKPWIYNSIPVLVWFLLLVLPFISGPANLPHNIRQHFIINVVINNFLLLCIFYLHTYFIYPLLKSKSIAAYVISLVILLGLFWLYSYFWGAVQPPHHNEAVTGPGMFKDQHKPPFNRGDRKPYMVIFGPLIALLCSYCYRIILDDAARQQLNKERETIHLKTELNFLRSQISPHFMFNVLNNLVALARKKSDDLEPAIVNLSQIMRYMLYESDDNRVNLSKEIEYVKSYIDLQMLRYGSEVTIKFNVNGDPELFMIEPMLLIPFVENAFKHGTGMIEKPLIIISLNIMEEERLLKFVVLNPVTDAGGSKDDSSGIGLTNVKRRLDILYPHKHKLHIHPQQNSFKTELVLQLA